gtgtccaaataccactattctaatcaccgatggtacggtgtcgaaaccggttcctcacagattacaagtcgacaggtccaacgtataatccccattggcggggccagaatagaacagaacagatcatagccatgctgagaatacatatatataaaaacagttttcataaattttccagtcatagtttacggatttcagagcataattttcaaatgaaatttaacatgccagacccattttactaaatacaaaacatatttcagaatttaatctactaataattattttagaaaaatgcactttgaagcattaagttacttacctcttctcgcttaatccctacttcagataggcgaatcaggttcacctgtttaaatttaattaattccttgttaatttcagaactaagcaaaatccaaaaaataattctattggacacggcccaacaaggcctagagttggcccataatgggcatggcccgatagggcccatatcggacacgACCCAATGGGCCCACATAGACCCAGCTGAATAGGGCCCAAGGTTGGCTTTTAATTAGTTCATTtatacaataaaatttattgtagggactaatacttaattacagggtactgttctataataaaactttagtGGAGGGACCAATCAAATATATTTGGGGACCCTTATTtaataatctttcttatagggaacaaacataaattgcagaaggctcttttgtgaaataatatactgccaagggcttaactgcaaaatttcatttattggccaaacgggtTCGGGTTTCAGGTGTTGGGTTCCGGGTTCCGAGTTTCGGGTCGGGTTTTGGATTTTTggatttcgggtttcgggttctctcccttttttttttttttttaatcgggCCTAATTGGGCCCAAAGTGAACTAGGCCCAAGTCGGGCCCACGATGAACAGGGCCCATGCTTGGCCCCGTTCGGCCCGTAAGGGCCCTCATCTTCCCCAAAACCCCctccccatggacaggggagttggaaaccgagagagaggaagggggaaatCGGCGGGGTGGTCGGCCGGCCTAGGCGGCTGGGGGCCGTCGCCCGATCGACGGCCAGCCGAtcgcagtggcggccggcggccgctGTGGCTCCCGGCGTGAAGAAGCAACCGAGAagatctcggtttggggccaaagCAAGGGAGGAAAGCATGCTGAATAAAGGGCAAAAGAGGCTTACCGGTGGTGGCAGAGGCGGCAGAAGGAGGATCTCGGCTCGGCCCGGCAGCTAGCAGCGGCGGCGGTGCTCGGAACCGAGGGGACGGATCTCAGAACAGGGGAAGGCTTGCGAAGGGGATTCGGACGGCGCTTGGTCGGGAAGAGGACACCGGTCACTCGGGAGGcaagaacaaagaaagaagagggaggagaaggaggagagggaggaggaagaagctcGGAGGTGGCCCTAGGGGAAGGTAAGATGGGGTTTTATCGTCCCATTGTAATGGccctccgccgcgaaaatcgcggcggtcgaACGAGATCCGCGGCCGCGGTTGGCCGCGGATTTACCGGAGGGGGGGTGCCGCGGGTATCCCGCGGCGCCCTTGCCCCGTTTGtccccggaggagccggagaggatcgccatcgtgatcctctgttccggctcttcccaaaagaagagtcgggctgaagtcggctggggctgccggcttcagcccgtatctcacattctctcccccttagaaaaatttcgtcctcgaaatttaacataTCTCAGTTTGCAAAAAGGTccggatattttttttttttcatctcgtCCTCTAGTTCCCATATAGCCTCACGTTCTAagtgattgctccactggatCTTGATATAGGGAACTGTGCGCCTTCTTAATACTTGTTTCTTTCTATCAATTATCCGTACAGGCTGCTTAATTTGCATAGCAGAGACAACTCGAGGAAAAGTGTAAGTACCACTACCTACGAAGTTAAATTCATTGTCTTTAGGGGTCTGAAATTTTACTTGCTTTTCATGGCAATTAATGGTAGCAAAGTGTGACGCTGACTAGTCTATACCGAGAATTATGCCAAAGTCATGCATATCTATAACTATCAAATCAACAGGCAAGTCTCTACCTACCATCTGAGCTGGACAAATTTTGCAAATCTGATTACCGGTCATCCCATTCCCGACGGGGGTGCTAACATGCAAATCATACTCTAATAGCACACAAAATAGGtcatgtttttgcacaaatatcGATGACACAAGGAATGCGTAGCAACAGAATCAAATAGTATATAAGCATAAACATAAGCAACCGGTAGTGTACCTGACACCACAGtattggatgcctgagcatcctgctgagtcagtgcGTAAATACGACCCTGTGTGCGCGGTCTCCCCCCTGTCCGCTGCTcagaagaagaaggctgagcCGACTGAACCGGAGCAGGATAAGCTTGTACTTGTTGGGTCCCTGTAGCTTGGGGCCTCTGATCTGATTGTGATACTTGTTGATTATAAGGGCACTCCTTTATCCTATGACCCTGTTGTCCACATTTGAAACAAGCGCCGGACAATCGTCTACAGAGTTCTGTCTTATGGGCGCCTCCACATGCTTCACATTTAGGCTTCTCTTGTTGGATAGTCTCGCCATAAGATCCCTGCTTTTCTGATTGCCCAGACCTATTACGAGATTTTGCTGTCCTGCTAGAATTCTGTCCACTATGAGTATCATCATCTttgctcctcttcttttgtattctatCTTTTGAATCTTGTGTTTCCTTCCAGACAATTTCCATATTCTTGGCCCTATCTACCAAGTCATCATAGTTTGTTGAGTGCACTGCGGCCAAACCCCGACGTAagtgaggcttcaatccttcttcaaatctctttaTCCGAGACTCTGCATCTATGacgagggtgggagcaaaccgagCTAACCTGTCAAACTCTGCCTCATACTCATCCACGGTCATAGTTCCTTGAGACAGATTTAGAAATTTCCTCTCTAGCTCCCTAAGGCGACTTGaagggaaatacttggagtagaaggctGTGCGGAATCTCTGCCAGGTAAGTGCCTCCTGCTCGGGTGCCAATGTGCGCTCCACAgacatccaccaatgatgagctcggtcctgaagcatataggtggcaaatctgaccttctcttcatcggtgcactccattgccctgaaggctttctccatttcatctATCCAGGCTTCGGCCTCTTGAGGGCTAGTGGTGCCCTTAAAAGCTGAAGGAGCCATTCTTTTGAATTCTGCTATACTCCTTCTTTGCTCAGGAGGAGTAACATCCTGTTGGACTggttgctgaggttgttgcctctgttggcgtactaacccgacgacctcctcgatcagttcgAGCACCCGAGTTTGATTTCCAGCGGCAGCTTCTGGAGTTGATTGACCCTGAGGCCCTGAGCTATGCGATGCCTCGCCCGCTTGGTTAGTGGGGGCTCTTCCCCGAGAGCCCCTAACCATCCGATTCAAGCTACGGACACGGCGAGGCGGCATTCTGACTCAGTAAAAATGTAAATGTTATAAAATCATCTAAACAGAATAATACATAATAGTTAACAAAACAAATGAACATTATCCTCTTATCTAGttcctacccatctctcaacctTTCTGACGAATTCTAAAGATCCTAAAATTTAAGCTCCATCTGACTATTTCAAAAACAATCCCTAAGAATCtgaaacctgagctctgataccaccaaatctgtcacgccccgagcccgaggcgcggcagacgccgcacggcgggccgcacaggcgtgcaaggcatcggatcatatcaaagcaaatacagatattcaaaactgacataattatttaaatatattcaaaagcagtcttacaaaatttcaaaataacatttgctaacataattcaaatgtccaaactaatctaactgaAATGCCAACAACTAATGGAATCATcggaaatctaacgcactccccaatcccgtgcgatcaagcctctggatctgaaaagtagagaaaataaaataatgagctacactagcccagtaagcaacaaaataccccaaagtggggtcagagcatatcagatcaaaatacaggataatgtctggaataaatcataaataacatcgttttactgttttcaaaacttattatcatttttccaaaaatctgataccagaatctcaacatgataggctacggccacgtaacccagtggcatgggttgcacaaggtgccaaacaccactattattaagcaccggtggtacggtgttcaaataccactattctaatcaccggtggtacggtgtccaaataccactattctaatcaccgatggtacggtgtcgaaaccggttcctcacagattacaagtcgacaggtccaacgtataatccccattggcggggccagaacagaacagaacagatcatagccatgctgagaatacatatatataaaaatagttttcataaattttctagtcatagtttacggatttcagagcataattttcaaatgaaatttaacatgccagacccattttactaaatacaaaacatatttcagaatttaatctactaataattattttagaaaaatgcactttgaagcattaagttacttacctcttctcgcttaatccctacttcagataggcgaatcaggttcacctgtttaaatttaattaattccttgttaatttcagaactaagcaaaatccaaaaaataattctattggacacggcccaacaAGGCCTAGAGttagcccataatgggcatggcccgatagggcccatatcggacacgACCCAATAGGCCCACATAGACCCAGCTGAATGGGGCCCAAGGTTGGCTTTTAATTAGTTCATTtatacaataaaatttattgtagggactaatacttaattacagggtactgttctataataaaactttagtGGAGGGACCAATCAAATATATTTGGGGACCCTTATTtaataatctttcttatagggaacaaacataaattgcagaaggctcttttgtgaaataatatactgccaagggcttaactgcaaaattctatttattggccaaacgggtTCGGGTTTCAGGTGTTGGGTTCCGGGTTCCGAGTTTCGGGTCGGGTTTCGGATTTTTggatttcgggtttcgggttctctcccttttttttttttttttaaccgggCCCAATTGGGCCCAAAGTGAACTAGGCCCAAGTCGGGCCCACGATGAACAGGGCCCATGCTTGGCCCCGTTCGGCCCGTAAGGGCCCTCATCTTCCCCAAAACCCCctccccatggacaggggagttggaaaccgagagaggaagggggaaatCGGCGGGGTGGTCGGCCGGCCTAGGCGGCTGGGGGCCGTCGCCCGATCGACGGCCAGCCGAtcgcagtggcggccggcggccgctGCGGCTCCCGGCGTGAAGAAGCAACCGAGAagatctcggtttggggccaaagCAAGGGAGGAAAGCATGCTGAATAAAGGGCAAAAGAGGCTTACCGGTGGTGGCAGAGGCGGCAGAAGGAGGATCTCGGCTCGGCCCGGCAGCTAGCAGCGGCGGCGGTGCTCGGAACCGAGGGGACGGATCTCAGAACAGGGGAAGGCTTGCGAAGGGGATTCGGACGGCGCTTGGTCGGGAAGAGGACACCAGTCACTCGGGAGGcaagaacaaagaaagaagagggaggagaaggaggagagggaggaggaagaagctcGGAGGTGGCCCTAGGGGAAGGTAAGATGGGGTTTTATCGTCCCATTGTAACGGccctccgccgcgaaaatcaCGGCGGTCGAACGAGATCCGCGGCCGCGGTTGGCCGCGGATTTACCGGAGGGGGGGGTGCCGCGGGTATCCCGCGGCGCCCTTGCCCCGTTTGtccccggaggagccggagaggatcgccatcgcgatcctctgttccggctcttcccaaaagaagagtcgggctgaagtcggctggggctgccggcttcagcccgtatctcacaGTAGCAATGTGAAATGGAAAGTGCTGGAGGAATCGTGACATGTTGTGCATCATGGCTTCTTATGTTACATGTGGATGTGTTTGTGGATCGGGCTGGGCTTGGCTTTGCCCGCATATCAACATAATTTATATAGATTCAGGCTTATCTTCCAAGTCCAAGTCAAATCCTTACTCGAGCTTCAGGCCTTAAGTTGGATCTCGGGTTTTCTGGCTGAAGTATGAATGATTAAATATTGCTGACAATctaaacatgtttattgttctaTTAAGTTCATGTATCAGCAACAATTGtcaaataagtaaataaatagaTCAAATAGAAACAAAcaatacaagaaaaataaaaaatattcagGCCAAGCTGGCTTTAATCCTGATGTCCGAGCCTggtctatttattaaacaggtttgTTTTCCGGGCATGGCTCAGCCCATAGAGTCTGGAACTTGTCCTAAGGATTTCGGGCTTTAGCAAGCCGAGCGGACTGACAAATAATGAACAGGTAACGTTAAAAAGGAACTTTAACAAATGCTCATACTCAAGAAGAGATCAAATGGCAATAAAAATACATATGACCACAATGAGGACTCTCCAATGTGGATCAAAAGTTCCTGAATGAACTTCACTCACCTTTCCTCTGAGCCATGCTGATCTCCCTCAAGCTGAGCTTCTGCCtaagaactcttctaatcgggCTTTCTCTAATGCTTGTGCACGTGGAAGGTGATTGCATGATGGCTTCCATTGCATAATGAGATTTTATCGGGCTTTCCCTTCCCCATTCCCTCTCCCTAGGGAggaatcaaaattttatttatttattttcttgtccCTGATCCGACGACAAGCAGCACAAGAACGTGATAATTTGGTATTCTTTATCAGTGCAAGGGACATATGGCCAAGTGAAGCTTATCTCACTCAGCACCCACTTGGAGGACAATTGGCCAAGTGACAGCACGTTCATAATTTTGATATTCTCCCAAGGAAAGGCCGTTCATTGAAAgataaattttatattattttttattctttattggGGTTTGACCTACAAAAGGATGGTTACATGATCTGCATCTTTCAACTCTGTATAGTTTTCAAATTACCGTTGTCCCCATCCAGCTATAGAAAAAGCATGATTTAGGAATTGAACAACTGTTTATTTAGATTGGGCTAGCCCAAAGCTCCAGTAACCGAGCTTGGACCTAGTAAGTAGGCCCAGAAGCCAGGCCCGGGCATGAGTGATTTTAGTTATTCCTTAAGGGTAAGCTCGACCTGAACCCTACATGGTTCGCCTGTTGAACAAGTCCATTTCCAACATAGACAGGATTTTACAAGATATCTATCTCCTTGCTTAatttcttctcctccatctttTGTTTAACCTAAGAACCTTAAATGAAGTCAAATAAGTAAACTAAGCTTAGCCAAATTATTTAAATGAGGGGAAGCTGCTTGCACCAACCTAGAATAGACCTGAACATTAGATTGATTACGAATCCGTCCAGAATCTCGCTAAACAATTTTAAGCAGCCAAATACTATTCCATTTAGCCCATATAAACACAGCCTCCATATGTTATGTTTTTAACCCAAAAGGAATTTTTTTCCTTAGAAAAAGACAGCCTCCATGCCAATAACAACCTCACCACTTTAACCTTAATTTTCGCTAATGATTCAGCTCTATCATATTTGTGCCCGAACCAATCCACAGGTCTAATCTGAGTTGAACTTATATCCTCCGAAACAGcatcaaaatattcatccatTCTGTAACCCTTTCTAGGCTTATTCTATGATATCTTGACTTCGAAGCACTCTCAAAAATCATCAAATATTACTCCTCTTTACCATTAGGTCTGCTTGCTGTAGGCCACAGAATAGCAAATCTTAGTTTCTTTAATTCCTAAAATCACACAATAGACTTTGTTATAGGCTTTCTGCATCACCCAGTAATGAAGTCACGGAATAGCAAACAAAAAGAATTGTAGTATATATCTGACCTGTGCATAAACATAGGGGTCTACAACACACCAATAAAAGTTATGTCCCTTCTTGCAATATCTTTCGAGGAATGGATGATAAAAAAGACTCGAGCAGCTTGAACTTTatcatggtggagaaattatcGGAAGTGAGCGTACTAGTAAATGGTGCATTTGCATGCTAATGGTAACATCAACTAGACATGATCACACAATTCACAACTTTGAAGATATGTGCAAGGTAGTGGAATGGGAAATCTATGTTCAGTTAATCATCCAGCGATGATGGAAACAACGTTTGAAGTTTTGTCTGCAACTTCGATATTAAAATCTACACTTTTAGCCAAAACTAAAACTGAATCTGGGGTCAGTTTTGAAGTTTTGATAGAAAATAACTTATGGAACCTAATTTTGAGCAAAAATGGCCACTTTTAATTTCTTCTTTGTTCATGTAGGTACTTTTGGATGATAAAGAGTAAGCCCCTAGAATGCAATATTTGCAAGATTGAACTCAAAACTTGTAGTTTTGAATCGCTTGTAAGCAGTCAGGTGTTTAGTTGCAAAACATTTGGTGGAAACATGAATTTTTCTAAAACAAAAATGTTATTGATTTAAATTTGACTCAAACTAGACAGAGTTTTGTAAACCTTATCTACATTTTGTCATGTATCACAAAAAGGCCAAAAATtcacaaatatggatatatttttataaaagttaaaaaatttataaattgatGCCCACACACACATTTTGGGATAAGATTCTAAGTAGCATCTTATAATATTAAAATggtatctgatttaattttcaaaCTTTGTGCTAcaactttaattttttaaacatTTTACACTTTTATTTCTGATAAATCTTATATTTTAAAAGCCATGAATCCAttgagactatatataataCCGAGAAATTCCAGACTATAaaatacaaagaaaaatgttaagTAAATACTTGCTttatttttccttattttttctatttttgttgatTTTCTATAATCTTTTTGGCTAAAGCTCCAAAACTCAACCCAACACTGATGGATTGTACAATTTGCTTGGTATTCAATATGAAATATGATTCCATTCAAGATTGCAAAATTTTAACCTTGCCCAACAATTGCTAT
This portion of the Phoenix dactylifera cultivar Barhee BC4 chromosome 11, palm_55x_up_171113_PBpolish2nd_filt_p, whole genome shotgun sequence genome encodes:
- the LOC120112439 gene encoding DEAD-box ATP-dependent RNA helicase 3A, chloroplastic-like translates to MEIVWKETQDSKDRIQKKRSKDDDTHSGQNSSRTAKSRNRSGQSEKQGSYGETIQQEKPKCEACGGAHKTELCRRLSGACFKCGQQGHRIKECPYNQQVSQSDQRPQATGTQQVQAYPAPVQSAQPSSSEQRTGGRPRTQGRIYALTQQDAQASNTVVSDPEA